ttgcaatgtacgacgctggagcgataatttcatgacgtatgtgcgatgtagaagccgttggttactatgcgcacatcgtatacaatatcgtgcacacctttgttacaccatgcgatcatgccgccacagcgggacactagacgacgaaagaaagtttcaaacgatctgctacgacgtacgattctcagcggggtccctgatcgcaggagcgtgtcagacactgcgagatcgtaactatatcgctggaacgtcacgaatcgtgccgtcgtagcgatcaaaatgccactgtgtgacggtacccttagggagcTGAAGGTCCATCAATCACATAAGACAGCAGTAGTATAAATGGTGGGTGGCCCACTTACAAATTTTGCATTGCGAGCCATAAGCTTTTCCCTATTGTAGGCACATTGCAGTAGATTTTCATGTCCCCATGACCGTTCTTGACCTATGGTAGAACAGCATCAAATAACTAATGACCAGTAGTATTCATTTAAGGAAGCTGCTTCTGTAGTCGGTGGGGGTTCTGTCCTACTAGTCCTAATTCTTACAGAggaatagttttgtttttttttctttcagacatCTTTTCTCTTGGTCCAGAAGACCTACATTCCTcttgactataaacataaggatgaatgacctcggggagatcaaaacatccaacaccgcggagacaccatcacgtgtttctcaacgcagtgatccagaacactgccccatcccttatgggaaatatgcaaatgcatgtagaaaagccgcggagacaccatcacgtgtttctcaacgcaagcaataaatagccaggtctttcaccgggaaggaacaaccacaggaagggcagcatccaaaaaggaaaaccacctatgccaaaacatggtatccatccacagacagctgtttcggggtatttgccactcatcagtgtggagtaggaataccccgaaacagcagtctgtggatggatgccatgttttggcataggttgtttccctttttggatgctgccctttctatagttgttccttcccggtgaaagacctggctatttattgctagcgttgagaaacatgtgatgttgtctccgcggcttttctacatgcagctACATTCCTATTGAATCATATGTGTTGAGAAACTGAATTGTAAAACCTAACTATGAAAAAACAtataagaaaacattttttttctctattcaTCTTTTAAAGGACCCAAAAGCTGAAACTGAAACATCAAAGGAGAAGGTACAGGAAGAATGGATGGAAAATCATTAGTAGAAAACACTATTTTTCATCTCCAGAGGATGAAGAACTAGAGAACTTGGCACCAGAAGAGACCAGAAGTGGCTATAATATGAGGGATTGTATGACGGATGCTGAGGAAATTAGTGAAGTGAAGAATATTTATTTTGGAAAAGAAACATATTTTTCAGATTCCCCAGCAGTGTCACTGTCGCGCTGCTCAATTTTTAGTGCACCTGAATTATTTGGAATGATTTCCAGACTCGCGGAGCTTATGGACAGTCCTAAACCTCAATTTATGTCAGAGACACAAATTTTAGCTACCCATAGACAGTATTTGCTTTCTTTCTATCTACTCTTTCTGGTGGTCAGTGGTATGTTATGTAAAAGAACAAACCATGTAAGACCGGTTTCCTGTTGGCCCCAAGCATGTTCCAAAGGTTCCATGTTTCCTGTTACAGACCAGGCCTATTCCATAGGCCAGGACTTCCGTAACTCTGGCTATAAACTATACGGTAGTCTTATTAATGATTTTGCAGCACAAACTTTGCACCTTTTTGGTATGAAATGTTTCAAGCTTCAAAATTTTAACTTCCCAAAGTATCAACTTACCAAAAAAGTTAAAGAAAACCAATTTGTAAAAATTAAGCAAAACTTCGAGTGCAAAAGTTTGGAAGATCTCGATGTGGAGACGGAGATGAGTGAACATGAGTGTACTCAGATTATGGACCATACCATTCTTCACATGGAAACTAAGCAGATCATGCCAGGATGCCATAAGCATCACAGGAAAATATACAAATTGGTTCCAACATTTCACCATCCAAGAATCTTCTCAACTTGGAAAAAGGGGCATGGAGATGGCGCAAACAGTATTTGTAAAGGAACTGATGTCATATTGCTAATGCAGAATCCTCTGGAAGATAATGATCTAAAAGGATCAGTTACTGATGGTAACACTGATTTGACCAGAAGATATACAAGTTGTGGGGCACAAGATACAAGTGTAGGCAACACAGCTATTTCTGAAGATGACCTCCATACAATGAGCTCTGTTTTCTTCGATGGTCAGATGCCATTAGTAATGAGAAGTTCCTCAATTTTCCTTCCAAGGACCCAGTCTTATTCCGGACTCTGTTTACCAGAACAATTTGCCAGACAGTTGGTGGATCTATTTGGATGCCCGGGAGTAGAATTAGGTAAAGGTTTAACAAATATATTTAGTTTCTTCTTACTAACAAGCAGCTACTTCACTTTGTAGTGAAAAATTGGGTTCGATTCAAGTGAAATGGCAGCTAAATAAAGCTGTGGGTGAGAAATCAATCTGACATCTGATTTAATATCTAGAATCTTTGATATTATCGCATTCTGCTCCATATCATCATTCGCAATAACAAAACTTCCATTGTCATTGCTAAAACCCCTGCGTAAGGCCacaagcttaaagggaatctgacaaaaTATATGATCAATCGGCAGATAAGTAGCATTAAAATCTACAAATAGAGGGTTATCCAGCACTTCAGATAAAATGCAAAATGTTATTCCTTCGTTAAAAACGTGTCAAAAAAGAGTCCACATCATCAAATATTTGGCAAAATCATCAAAGGAAAAAGTCCCAAAGAGAATTAGAGTTTAGGTTGATTCGTTTCGAAGTAGCACTTCTTACTCGAATAACTCGTGTTACATCGAAACAAGTCAACCTAAACTCTAATTCTCTTTGGGACTTTTTCCTCTGATGATTTTGCCAAATATTTTATGATGTGGACTcttttttgacacttttttttaacgAAGGAATAACTTACTTCAAAATGAGTCAACCTAAACTCTGACTctacagggtgggctatttatatggatacacctaaataaaatgggagtggttcgtgatatcaaattcctgtttgtggcacattagtatatgggagggggaaaacttttcaagatgtgtggtgaccatggcggccattttgaagtcggccatttttgatccaactttatttttttcaaatggccaacttcaaaatggccatttGGTGACATAATCCTTCCCCTGCACCGCCCCAGGTGACTCTGAGAGTCATTACATGGAGACTACACACGTTAGAAACACAATCTTAAATTGGTTATCAGGACAACAAacactgatgacctatccctaGGATCAAAAAGGTGGGCGTCTGACAGCGGGCACCCCCACAATCAGCTATGATTAGCTTTGATGGCACTCAGATGTAAACGTGGAATGGTGCTGAATGGTATAGCTCTATACAATGTGCAATGGCTGCTGCCAACTAATGCAAATTATCTTCCATTCTAATCGGCAGTGGTTGATAGATATTAAACGGGGCTGCACTGTTCAGCTCCATTCAATGATTATTTTCTGCCCCTCCATAGTGATAACACCTGATCAGTCGGGTTGCTAGTT
The Ranitomeya imitator isolate aRanImi1 chromosome 3, aRanImi1.pri, whole genome shotgun sequence genome window above contains:
- the LOC138672344 gene encoding uncharacterized protein, yielding MRDCMTDAEEISEVKNIYFGKETYFSDSPAVSLSRCSIFSAPELFGMISRLAELMDSPKPQFMSETQILATHRQYLLSFYLLFLVVSGMLCKRTNHVRPVSCWPQACSKGSMFPVTDQAYSIGQDFRNSGYKLYGSLINDFAAQTLHLFGMKCFKLQNFNFPKYQLTKKVKENQFVKIKQNFECKSLEDLDVETEMSEHECTQIMDHTILHMETKQIMPGCHKHHRKIYKLVPTFHHPRIFSTWKKGHGDGANSICKGTDVILLMQNPLEDNDLKGSVTDGNTDLTRRYTSCGAQDTSVGNTAISEDDLHTMSSVFFDGQMPLVMRSSSIFLPRTQSYSGLCLPEQFARQLVDLFGCPGVELDALEPKDFIVLLGHDLARRVYLQWKKSLEVKYELVPAE